The window AGGTTCAACCGGTCTTCAGCCTCAGCCTGGCTTAAACCGCCTGAGTCGGTCTTGAGGAGTTTTAGGACTTCTTTGCAGGATGCACTGTAATAGGCTGGCATATATACTTTTTAGGCTGATGAGTGCTTTTAAGAGTATTTGTTTATGAGAGCTTCTGGTTCTATGTTAGCTGAAGTGGTTGGAGCAGTACACGCCATATGGTATTTTTCAATTATATTGTCAGCCTGAAAATTTTATGAAATCGTTCCGGTTAAATCATTAACACACCGGAATGTTAAGATTGTCATTCTGGTCGGCTTTTCACTGTTCGGGGAGTTCACCCGGCTCATATTTTTTGCGGTGCAGGGCTCTGGGTTGAGTACTGAACCTTTACGCTTAATGTGTAGACTCGAAACCAGACAACTTTCTGTAATTTTTAGGATTTAAGTAATCACCCATATGAGGGGTCAATGATAGAAGAAGACGGGAGTGGAAAATGAAGGTAATTCTTGATCTGTGCGTAGTTCCCCTTGGAGTCGGCGTTTCTGTATCACAATATGTCGTTGCCTGCGAAGAGATAATCCAGAAGGCAGGACTAAAATCAAGTCTGCATGCCTATGGTACCAATATCGAGGGGGAGTGGGATGATGTCATGGCTGTTGTGAAAAAATGCCATGAGAAGATCCACGAGATGGGCGCACCCAGAATCACCACCACCATAAAACTCGGGACCAGGGTCGACAGGCCCCAGACGATGGAAGATAAAGTAAAGAGTGTGGTGGAGAAAATGGGTGGAGGGACCAGATCTTAACATTGTCAGGAATTGTTCTTGCCGGCTGACAGTGCTTGTTCCACCCTTGGTTGGATTTGCTGCAGCAGATCTTCACGCTCAAGGTAGGGGCATGGGGAGTGATATGGGAACTCCCTGCATTGCCTTGGTCTGGCCTGGTGGATGGTGCATCGGGAGCACATCTTGTCGTTGCTCAAGAAAATACACGAGCCATCAGGTCTGGTTTTAAAGGTATTATTCTCCTTTATATAGAGATTGCGTGTTTGACCGTCGCTGATCCTGAAATGTCTGGCCAGACGGTTGATATCGTCCGAGTCCAGTAATAGTGTCGAACCTTCCAGGCTATAACAGCAGTAACCGGGGCAGTAGTTGCAATATGTCTTATTGCCGGAAAGGATGTAATTTTCAGTGACTGCTGTGCTGTTCATGGTTGTCCTTGATGGGGTATGCCCAGGTTGATTCCACTTGCATTAAGAAACGAAGATCTATCAGCCTAACATTTTGTGAGTAAAGAGGTAAGCTTCAAGAGTTACCGTTCGGGAATAAAATTGAAAAGGCGTTCTGACTACCACGAACGCTCAGCTTCAAGAAGTGAGGTGTGGGGAGTAAGGTGTTAGGGGTAATCTGAAAAAACAGTTGTTTGACTATTCATGTAATGACCGGATTACTCATGAGTCAGGCCTGTGTATTTTTGAACTTTTCATGTAACTCAGAATTTGACAGCCACCAAGAAGCCAACTACCATTGAATTATGCCGAATGGCATGAATTATCTATGGATTATGCTAGTCCGGATTCTCCATAAACATTTTATCGAATTTGAGAAAGAGCAACTCTTTTGAAATTCTCAGCTGTGTTCGTAATTTTCGCTGTATTACGTAAACTGCTCACAGTTTGGACCACGTATACCAGCAGGTGCGAAAATGTCCTCAAGGCTTCTGGTGGCCCTTCTCATTTCTATCTTCATGATGCCGGCTCCGGTTTTCACTGCAGAAAAAAAGCTGGTTGTCTATTCTTCGCGAAAGTGGCGACAGATGGAGCCGTTGTTTGAGGAATATTCTGCCAAGACCGGAGTCCGATTGATTTTTATTGCCGGCAAAGCTGGAAATATGCTTGAGCGGCTGAAAGAAGAAGGGAAAAATTCGCCGGCAGATATCTATTACACGGTAGATGCTGGATATCTCTGGCTGGCGGATGAGGCTGGTTTGCTGCAACCGTTGGATTCCGTGATCCTGGAAAAGAATATCCCGGACCAATACCAGGGTCAGGATAATACCTGGTTCGGGCTATCGCTTCGAGCAAGTGTCATTGTGTACAACACCTCAACCGATGCAGCTCAAAAGCTTCGAAGTTATGAAGGATTGGCTGATGATTACTGGCAGGGAAGGCTGGTGCTCTGTTCATCAAAAGCAATATACAGTCAATCCCTGGTGGCTTCCCTTATAGCTCAGCATGGTAGCCGTAAGACCGGGGAAATTGTTTCCGGGTGGGTGGAAAATCAAGTGGTAACCCCCTTCAGCACGGACACGACGGCCCTGGAGGCGATTGCTGCCGGTATTGGTGATGTTACCATGGCGAATTCCTGTTGTTTTGCCAAAATGATACATAAATGGCCCGAGTTGCCACTGGCTATTTTCTGGCCGAATCAGGAATCCAGTGGCGTACACGTGAATATCAGCGGTGCGGGTTTGACGCGCTGGACAAAACACAGAGAAGAAGCGATAAAGCTGCTTGAATGGCTCTCCGGCAAGGAAGCGCAGGAGCTTCTGATGCATGTGGCAATGGAGTATCCTGTAAATTCTCAAGTGGCTCTCATTCCGACGCTGGAAAGCTTGGGACCATTCCATGCTGATCCTGTTAAGGCCAGCCTCTGTGGAGAATTGCATGATGAAGCTCTGGAGATCATGAAAGCAGCCAGGTACCGGTAGGTGTGCCGTGGGTGGCAGGTTGTTACATATCGAAGACCGTCTGTGGCCTTATAACACATTTCTTCTTTCCTCAACGCCTCACTTTTCTTATCTTTTCCTTGTCCATCCTGGCTGCGGGTTGGTAGTCTGTGCAGCCAGGGCTATAATTTGCACTACCGAATCATAGAGAGTCATTACAGCAAGCACCTGCTGGCTGGAGGGAGAACTGCGTGAAACTTGTCGATACCCATTGCCACCTTGATATTGAACGACATTTTCCAGACTATGAGACTGTAATCAGGGGTGCCGAAGATGTTGGGGTAACAGATTTCGTTTTGGCCGGGGTTGTACGCAGTGGTTGGTCGCGGATGTTCATGCTGGGCAAGTCCCATAGCCAACTCCATGTCGCACCGGGTCTGCATCCTATGTATCTGCATCAGCACCAGAGAGCTGATCTGGTAAAATTGAAAGCTCTGGCAGGAAATGGGCATTGTGTTGCAATCGGCGAGGTAGGTCTGGATTACTTTGTGAAAAATCTCGATCACAAAATGCAGCAGGAGCTTTTTGAAGCCCAGGTTGATATAGCCAAAACCTACAACCTGCCCTTGCTGTTGCACATACGAAAAGCCCATGATCAGGTACTGGCTACGCTCAGGCGCAAACGTTTCGACAATGGTGGAATTGTCCATGCGTTCAGTGGCAGTTATCAGCAGGCCTGTCATTTTATCAAGCTTGGCTTTACTCTTGGTATATGCGGTACAGTCACCTATGACCGGGCACTGAAGATTCGCAGGTTGGCCACCGAGTTGCCCTTGAAAGCACTGGTACTCGAAACCGACGCACCGGATATCCCCCCCATGAGCCACCGTGGTGAAAACAACTTACCTGAATATCTACCTGAGATATTGGATTGCCTAGCTGAATTGCGAAGCGAGGGTAAAGATGAAATCGCCAGGCAGACTTCCCTTAACGCAGGTCGAGTACTTCCCCGGCTGCTAACGAATAGTTGAAAAATCACGTTGAAGTCATTACCCAATGTGAGCTGAATGCTTCATTGTACAAAGTCCAGTATATCCTTCATATCGTTTAAAAACATGTTGTTATTCATTTCGTTATGAAGTAATACGTGTGTTAGGTATGTTTCGGCTCATTTCTCGAACTTCAGAGGTTTAAATAGCTTTCTGAAAATATTAAGAAAATATTCTTTTTTCATCTCGTTCTGTTACCTAATTGTGAGATAAGAAAGGTATATTGTCTGCTAGCAATTCGGATAGCCCGAGGAAGGAAAGGGCGTGTATTTAGTTGAAATATATTTGGAAGTAAATTTCACCCATTTCGCTAGGGAAAACGATTATGGGGTTACTTGATCATTTGGCTGTGGTGGAAGATGAACGAGAGCGTTGCAGGTTAAGCTGTAATGCCGAGGTCCAGGTGGAAACGCTTGATCACCGTATTGTGCAGGGGCAGATGCGCGATATAGGGTTACAGAGTCTTTATCTTTACACCGATGAGAACAGCGACGATTTTCTGATTTATGGCGAGCAGGTGCGGGTCAGAGTAACCATGCACAGGGATGGTAGTGATCTGTCCGTTGAACTGGAAGGCAATGTGGGGCGTATGGATGAGCAAGGCTTTGTGGTACGTTTTGATCATTCTCTCAAGTGGTGGCCCGTTTTTACTATGTTTCCTGAATCCAAACGCAACGCTTACCGTAACTAGCCCGGAATTCTGATGAGCGCTCCGTCGAATTGAGAGGCTATATTCGAAATTCAATATTGGGAAGCATTCCCTCGATCTTCTCTTTTGAGTACAATGCTTGCCGAGGGTGGCCTGAAAGAAAAAACTATTACGCTTTATTATCAGGACTCCGAACCTGGGCCCACTGGTAACGCGGTGAAAGATCATAGCCCGACAGGCTCCTTAACCCAACTTCAAGCTGGTTGTTTATTTTGGTATCGATACATATTGAGAGGTAGGTTCTCTTGGTAGTTTTTATTACGAAAAAGCTTTTCAGCATTACAGTTACCTGTGAAATACGGAATGCAAAACACCAGTAATACAGTTGAACTACAGTTTCCGGGACGCCCTGAAGACCTGCTCAGGTTTCAGGTCAACTTGCTCGCACTTGCCGAAAAGCATTATGATACGCTGCATGATGAGGAGTGGATAGAAAACCTTCCTCAATACCAGTTGCAGCTTTATCGGGCCGGCTATAATGAATTCAGCCATTATCTCCTGCAAACACTCGGGGATGTTTGTGTTTGCCCTACCGCGGAGTATCGTGAGAAAGCCCTTTTCGTCCTGACTGTTTTTCTTGGCAACGCTATTGAGGAAGCAGATGACGAGCTGTTGCAGGCTCTCTCATGGATTTTTCTGCGCTGGTTGCATCTGGAGCGTGAGCTGCTCTGCTGTTCAGAGCACGTTTGTTCGCTGTTGCCGATAATTCCGGAGAAACTCCTGGCCAGGGGAATGTTTGCCCAGTTCACAGTCTGGCTTGAGTTGCTGCAGAAGATAAGCAACGGACAGCTTGAACGGCCTCCTGCGGTACAGGCGCTTATTGGTCGGCTGAACAATGCTCTTCTTGGTAGATTCCTCGACCACAAAATCAATTTAAAAGTGATAAATGAGGGGCAGCCTGATTCTGAATCCGTCTTTCTGGTAAAGTACTTTGCGGATGGCGGGGCTTCAATGCTTATCAATGAGCTGTATCAATCCCCAGATAAAAAACGGCGGTTGGCCTTAATTGAAATCCTGTCGCAACTGGGGGAGGGGCTAGCAGTCAAATTGCTTGAACAACTGGGGGAGGGCGCATCATGGTATATGGTGCGCAACGCTCTTAAGGTAATTTCCCATTTTGATTGCAGTAAACATCTGGAACTGGTGTTGCCTTTTTTGAAATATCCAGACCTTCGAGTGCAGCAGCAGGTCATTGATATTATCTGCGGTTTGGAGGAGCAGAGAGTCGACTTGTTGATTGATGCGCTCACGACCTGCCATGATCGTCTAAAGACCCGTTTGGTCGAAATTCTATCTCAACTCAATACTCCACAGATTGAGCACACGCTTATCCGCTTATTGGAAACACGTGATACCATAGAGCAATGGAGCAGAGATCACCTGCTGATCGCAATTTGTGAAGCTTTGAGAGGGTACCCAACTATCAGAGTTTCTGAAACGCTTAAACACCTCATCAGCGAGCGGGAACAGGAAAAGAGGCTGGGCGACCCTGTTGTATCCGCTGCCAGAAAAACTGTTGAACAGCTTTCAGCTCTCTAGCCTGGGTTTCTCATCAAGAAAGTTTCTCGGAGATCGAAACACAGGCCGGGTGGCTGTAAAAATCTACCGCCCATGGCTTGTGGCGAAGATTCTGCGGAAAAATCTCTTAATCCGAAGGGTGACCTTTTTCGACCTGAAACGAAAAGCATTCTGACTTTCAACCGATTCAATCAATTCCGTGCTGGCAATAATCTGAGATTTAGGTCAATCATCCGGGATTCAACCCGTAATCGACCAAGCGCGCTTTCTCTTCTATACATTTTCCGGGTCAGAGTGTACAGTTTTCAGACGCTGAATTACTCTAGACCCGACACGCCGGACTGTCGTCAAGCTGATGGTAAAGCACGGTTGCGGGAAAAATTGAAACCTGAATTATTGTCTGAGTTTGTCTATGG of the Desulfosediminicola ganghwensis genome contains:
- a CDS encoding HEAT repeat domain-containing protein; its protein translation is MQNTSNTVELQFPGRPEDLLRFQVNLLALAEKHYDTLHDEEWIENLPQYQLQLYRAGYNEFSHYLLQTLGDVCVCPTAEYREKALFVLTVFLGNAIEEADDELLQALSWIFLRWLHLERELLCCSEHVCSLLPIIPEKLLARGMFAQFTVWLELLQKISNGQLERPPAVQALIGRLNNALLGRFLDHKINLKVINEGQPDSESVFLVKYFADGGASMLINELYQSPDKKRRLALIEILSQLGEGLAVKLLEQLGEGASWYMVRNALKVISHFDCSKHLELVLPFLKYPDLRVQQQVIDIICGLEEQRVDLLIDALTTCHDRLKTRLVEILSQLNTPQIEHTLIRLLETRDTIEQWSRDHLLIAICEALRGYPTIRVSETLKHLISEREQEKRLGDPVVSAARKTVEQLSAL
- a CDS encoding TatD family hydrolase, which gives rise to MKLVDTHCHLDIERHFPDYETVIRGAEDVGVTDFVLAGVVRSGWSRMFMLGKSHSQLHVAPGLHPMYLHQHQRADLVKLKALAGNGHCVAIGEVGLDYFVKNLDHKMQQELFEAQVDIAKTYNLPLLLHIRKAHDQVLATLRRKRFDNGGIVHAFSGSYQQACHFIKLGFTLGICGTVTYDRALKIRRLATELPLKALVLETDAPDIPPMSHRGENNLPEYLPEILDCLAELRSEGKDEIARQTSLNAGRVLPRLLTNS
- a CDS encoding extracellular solute-binding protein, producing the protein MSSRLLVALLISIFMMPAPVFTAEKKLVVYSSRKWRQMEPLFEEYSAKTGVRLIFIAGKAGNMLERLKEEGKNSPADIYYTVDAGYLWLADEAGLLQPLDSVILEKNIPDQYQGQDNTWFGLSLRASVIVYNTSTDAAQKLRSYEGLADDYWQGRLVLCSSKAIYSQSLVASLIAQHGSRKTGEIVSGWVENQVVTPFSTDTTALEAIAAGIGDVTMANSCCFAKMIHKWPELPLAIFWPNQESSGVHVNISGAGLTRWTKHREEAIKLLEWLSGKEAQELLMHVAMEYPVNSQVALIPTLESLGPFHADPVKASLCGELHDEALEIMKAARYR
- a CDS encoding MTH1187 family thiamine-binding protein, with product MKVILDLCVVPLGVGVSVSQYVVACEEIIQKAGLKSSLHAYGTNIEGEWDDVMAVVKKCHEKIHEMGAPRITTTIKLGTRVDRPQTMEDKVKSVVEKMGGGTRS
- a CDS encoding YkgJ family cysteine cluster protein; amino-acid sequence: MNSTAVTENYILSGNKTYCNYCPGYCCYSLEGSTLLLDSDDINRLARHFRISDGQTRNLYIKENNTFKTRPDGSCIFLSNDKMCSRCTIHQARPRQCREFPYHSPCPYLEREDLLQQIQPRVEQALSAGKNNS